One Stigmatella aurantiaca genomic region harbors:
- a CDS encoding response regulator: protein MTAATFTSIAVVPGSRPAAETSRPGLKVAPGAPQRVLLVDDSRSIRTLLKIYLMARSFEYVEAESGEEALQLLEQGAVDLVLTDYRMDGMSGAELAEAMRAHPDTRIARTPILMMTGDPNVSEVRALGQRAGINAFVRKPVSCAQLMTLVDTILPRNL, encoded by the coding sequence ATGACAGCTGCTACATTCACCTCCATCGCAGTTGTCCCTGGCTCCCGCCCCGCCGCTGAAACCTCCCGTCCCGGGCTGAAGGTCGCCCCGGGAGCTCCCCAGCGAGTCCTCCTGGTCGATGACAGCCGCTCCATCCGGACGCTGCTGAAGATCTACCTGATGGCGCGCAGCTTCGAGTACGTGGAGGCCGAGTCCGGCGAGGAGGCCCTGCAGCTGCTGGAGCAGGGCGCGGTGGACCTGGTGCTGACAGACTACCGCATGGATGGGATGAGCGGCGCGGAGCTGGCGGAGGCCATGCGCGCCCACCCCGATACGCGCATCGCCCGCACGCCCATCCTGATGATGACGGGTGATCCGAACGTGTCGGAAGTGCGCGCGCTGGGCCAGCGCGCGGGCATCAACGCCTTCGTGCGCAAGCCGGTGAGCTGCGCGCAGCTGATGACGCTGGTGGACACCATCCTGCCGCGCAACCTGTAG